In Hymenobacter sp. DG01, one genomic interval encodes:
- a CDS encoding DUF4440 domain-containing protein: MKNRFAFAALLALLILTAATAQAQTAPAAGSAADEAAVKMVLTKYQQAVQKLDTTGTHRLFAPNSQVFESGGVEGTYRHYAEHHLGPELKEFSAFTFSDYKAAVQVDGPYAFATETYTYTISLKNGPQDKQAKAPVVRRGVATSVLRKNAAGQWQIMSTHSSARTPRPKK; the protein is encoded by the coding sequence ATGAAAAATCGCTTTGCCTTTGCCGCTTTGCTTGCCCTACTGATCCTTACCGCCGCCACGGCACAGGCCCAGACGGCCCCCGCCGCCGGCTCCGCTGCCGATGAGGCCGCCGTGAAAATGGTGCTGACCAAGTACCAGCAGGCCGTGCAAAAACTCGATACGACGGGCACCCACCGCCTGTTCGCACCTAACTCCCAGGTGTTTGAGTCGGGCGGGGTGGAAGGCACCTACCGCCACTATGCCGAGCACCATCTGGGGCCGGAGTTGAAAGAGTTCAGCGCCTTCACCTTTAGCGACTACAAGGCCGCCGTGCAGGTCGACGGTCCCTACGCCTTCGCGACGGAGACTTACACCTACACGATCAGTCTCAAGAACGGCCCCCAGGATAAGCAGGCCAAGGCGCCTGTTGTCCGCCGCGGGGTGGCCACGTCGGTGCTGCGCAAAAACGCCGCCGGCCAGTGGCAGATTATGAGCACCCACTCCTCGGCTCGCACCCCCCGTCCTAAAAAATAA